A region from the Oscillospiraceae bacterium genome encodes:
- a CDS encoding DUF4430 domain-containing protein, with the protein MKKKTSILSLILVVLFAVAALTGCNGATPPEAYEGDNVQQVGQGSTTFRLEVTDPSGEVSAWDVSTDAETVGAALLEVGLIDGDESEWGLFVTSVNGNSATDGYWWAFWINGEMAPMGVDSTYIEAGVTYAFVYESL; encoded by the coding sequence ATGAAGAAAAAAACATCTATTTTGTCATTGATTCTGGTTGTGCTGTTTGCGGTAGCAGCACTCACCGGTTGCAATGGCGCAACACCACCCGAAGCGTATGAGGGTGATAATGTCCAACAAGTTGGACAAGGCAGCACGACATTCCGATTAGAGGTCACAGACCCAAGCGGCGAAGTGTCAGCTTGGGATGTCAGCACTGATGCTGAAACCGTCGGTGCGGCTCTTCTGGAAGTCGGTTTAATTGACGGCGATGAGTCTGAGTGGGGGCTGTTTGTCACTTCTGTCAACGGAAATTCTGCCACTGACGGCTACTGGTGGGCGTTCTGGATTAACGGCGAAATGGCACCAATGGGTGTAGATTCTACTTACATTGAAGCCGGTGTAACCTATGCCTTCGTCTACGAATCGCTCTAA